Proteins from a genomic interval of Bradysia coprophila strain Holo2 chromosome X, BU_Bcop_v1, whole genome shotgun sequence:
- the LOC119080266 gene encoding uncharacterized protein LOC119080266: MDTFWIQCFLCGLFLLTHSTYGQSDVEVHLVVRKYVEKGSSVTLQCEHNVPEKILYKVTWLKSGLGKFFQYINGRNPPFRNFSIPGAEIDTKNSDESQATLKNVDFEAAGLYTCEVSTDTPIFTKESNEEQLHVILQQIGPPKISFSKRQFAMGEKLLANCTTSKARPAPKITWLINGQKVEDKHTRTLHLGSNGKSAHRSKSHQQNNPSYDKMESSGMFAKTSDFTKEEPVDSNGNHLGFEIHPNSGYDNNAFDTGNIMETFSVYFDDKYFDSRKHRSLRNHKNRRHVNELNNRERAAHRTIASGSQLSIEVSDLTKTHNGRLEITCLATIPAHVGVGEQFADYKTSSVKVDIDSTETTSLMPAMSGMAALGNSSNGSKLFHSKTTIIPICLPISVILIKLINNYGVRLI; this comes from the exons ATGGACAATCAGATGTTGAAGTACACTTAGTAGTTAGAAAATACGTTGAAAAAGGATCAAGTGTCACGTTGCAGTGTGAACATAATGTGCCAGAAAAGATACTGTACAAA GTTACATGGTTGAAAAGTGgattgggaaaattttttcaatacatAAATGGTAGAAATCCGCCCTTTAGAAATTTCAGCATACCCGGAGCCGAAATTGAT ACAAAGAATTCCGACGAGAGTCAggcaacattgaaaaatgtcgaTTTCGAAGCGGCTGGACTGTATACGTGTGAAGTCTCGACAGACACTCCGATATTTACAAAAGAATCGAATGAAGAGCAACTTCATGTTATTC TACAGCAAATAGGTCCACCCAAAATATCATTTAGCAAACGACAATTTGCGATGGGCGAGAAATTATTGGCGAATTGTACAACATCAAAAGCACGTCCAGCACCGAAAATTACATGGCTGATTAATGGGCAGAAG GTTGAAGACAAACATACGAGAACCCTTCATTTAGGTTCAAACGGAAAATCTGCTCATCGATCAAAGTCTCATCAACAAAACAATCCATCATATGACAAAATGGAGTCAAGTGGAATGTTCGCCAAAACATCAGATTTTACTAAAG AAGAACCCGTAGACTCTAATGGCAACCACTTGGGATTCGAAATACACCCGAATTCCGGTTATGATAACAACGCTTTTGACACTGGTAACATCATGGAGacgttttctgtttatttcgatgataaatattttgattcaaGAAAGCATCG AAGTTTGCGTAACCATAAAAATCGACGACACGTTAACGAATTAAACAATCGCGAACGCGCTGCTCATCGAACCATCGCTTCAGGCAGTCAACTGAGCATTGAAGTTTCCGACTTGACTAAAACACATAACGGTCGACTAGAAATAACATGTCTAGCGACAATTCCAGCCCATGTAGGTGTGGGCGAACAATTCGCCGATTATAAGACTTCTTCCGTTAAAG TCGATATAGATTCAACCGAGACCACTTCCTTGATGCCAGCTATGAGTGGAATGGCTGCTTTGGGAAATTCCTCTAATggatcaaaattatttcactcaAAAACTACCATCATTCCGATATGTCTACCAATTTCTGTAATTCTAATTAAGCTAATTAATAACTATGGTGTACGATTGATTTAA